The Pieris napi chromosome 11, ilPieNapi1.2, whole genome shotgun sequence DNA segment TGTCGATGGCGTTTGTCTggtacagaaggctgatcatctaattttaaagaagataAGTGGTCACGAAACAGAACAGAAATCAggagcccagacctaaaaaggttgtagggtCACTAGTTTTTATCAATACTACACGGGTACACATAGATAACATAGCCTATTTAGatccttaaaatatacattctGTGAAAAAAGCATTGATAATGGATGAtttgtacatacaaaaaaaggtTCCTAATTCAAGTTtatgatttgtttttattgtaagaTTGGCACaactgtttttataaatttggatGAATAGCTTAAAATTCAGTGGCTATACAACACTTGGTCTTTACCCCAGGTTTATGTATCtatttgtattcgtttttttttcttcataatGACAAAGTACTTGATCAGccatctgtgcctgacacttcTAGATTTTTGATGACGTTTTCCTTTACCATACATGCGAGAGTTAAACACGCGCATAGATAGATAGTCCATTGATGTATTTAAAGTTCCACCTCGGCGATGTAAGATGTTGAAGCCATGTTTTTTTAGAAAGAACGCTTTCCCACGGCGCGACAGCATTGAGGTGGAGGGCTACTTAAGATTGTACTGGTGGAGGTTGGCTACTAAGACATCACAGCACCACTTCTGATTGCAAATCGaaaaaggtttttgttattttatattataaatattcgaAAAACATGTcttgtttcattaaaatcctaCCCTCCTGTTTGATCAAGTACAGCTTATGTCCgatctattattatattaacggACCGGAAGATGTGTCAGAGTCACAATTGAACAATAGTCATGAGAACAATCAAGATCAGCTATTAACGGCTGGATTGTATTAAGACTTTCTTTAAAAACATCTAAGTTGTATTTCGTCACTTATTGTAAATGAAGTTACTATAGCTTAAAACTGTATCTCTTCcctgtatgtatattttagaaGTGACCAGATTCGttcacaaaaacataaatatttttaagtcaacAGGAATAGACATCTGTCGAAGTAAATATGGGTGAAAATTGGCTGTGCTAAAATTAATCTGGAATTGAAAATACACGTCAAAACGtgtatttcatacaaatatgtcAATCAAGGTTTTAAAAATTCCAATTTCTTTAAAGAGTTTTAAAGAATCGACTTTTGgacaaaaaactattattctaataatgattatttgcgtgatgTGCGtaatatgataatttattaGGTACTACAAAATAGAAGAATTCACTATAAAGATATGacttaaaatgtatgtaacttctatgtaaatttccttttaagacaaatttgccaCCACTACCACagatttttgtaccatattcttgcaaataaattattattaatattaatggaGTATGAATATCATATTAAGCTATTTTTGGAAGTCGTAGAAAAGGCTGGGGTAGGTATGTAATCTCGCCATATTTTGCACGATAAAGACGGCATATATCTAgtagaaaaatctaaaacgaTTACTACATCCTTAAAACAAACAttgagcagtattggcctagtggcttcagcgtgtgaatCATCCCTGaagttgtaggttcgatccccggctgtgcaccaatggacatttttttatctatataatcgCACGAACGgtgtaggaaaacatcgtgaggaaactggcttttcctagactcaaaaagtcgacggtgtgtgtcaagcacattaggctgattacctacttgcctattatattcagaaatctgaggcccagaccttaaaaggttgtagcgccactgatttactTTTCTTCAAAACAAACATCTAAAATGTGCAACTTGAATTCATAAAActgttcttaattttaataaaataaaatatatttctcctACTTTACCTCATTAACTCTGGGAGATTGAGGCTATGTTCACATgtaacgcgcgtcaacgcgcgatcaaatttgaagagcgttcagatgatgagcgctaacgcgcgttgcgagagtactcgtcagtctagttcggtagaacatagaaaatggacgtggaagaggctattattttgtggttatattataaagaaaaatatagaaaaagaaaacgtacacattgggttcatccaattttgaaaaaaaatacaaattatattatattttttatacaaatttgctaTATTCCAACTTGCTGGTCTTTTTTCTACTTCATCGATTAGTAAGTCGATGTCAATATCTTCaatttcactcattttaaatgcgagaacaaaatataattacgaaaattaacaaaattacatgcgatcgcgatgaaagcgcgcgctcatctgaacagcaaacggacattacattaatatcaaagcgcgcgtcaacgcgcgatcacctgcgtctagagactttctctctgagcgccgcgttggcgcgcgttaacgcgcgctcatgtgaacagttgtatgaaaataccacaatgtcTAGTCGCGCGATTTGAAAACGCGCGTCAAGTTTTTGCCATCTGAACATAGCCATAAACAGGAAAATAACATGTTTATGTTTATCGTTGACCACAGACGTCACTATGACCCCTTATCTATTCCATAGTTCGAAACGacattagtttaaatttagaaaaaaacgtTCTATAAAGTCAATGAATTACTATCACCTACAAGCTGTTTTCTAACCAAACAACTATATTTATGCTTTAAGGTAATTCAATAAGGGGTCAATCTCTTTAGGTTCCACTAGAAGCGGCTTACAAACAATTCCTAGAAACGTAATcatcttatttatattattgcgCTGCGTCATAAAGAAGCAGTGTAGCGTCGAGTTTCATTCACGAAGGTTGTGTCACTATGTTGCGAGTGTGTTTAGGTGTTTTGGCACTATGTGGTGTTGTACTGACCCACACGTATCATCTTGGAGCTTGTCCTGTTGTGGAACCGATGCCAGGTTTCGATATGAATCAGGTAACCggttttatttcttgaaatagacTTTGTTTGTAGCTAGTTATTTTCTACATCGATAAGATTTTCGTTTAGAATAtagaatatagatatataaaactGTGGCAACGTTGTCtgagatttaaaattaaatttagacatagacataaacataaacataaacataaacataatatttattcctaatttaacacacacacacaaaacaacaataatcaaaaaaataatgaaataatttttttttaaagaacaaggAAAATGAACTTCTTAGATTGTTATTTTGATGTCACCTTTCTTAGAGATGTACATGGAAGATGTGtactaataaaacttttttgatgaattttagTATAGCGTCTTACGTACATCGACGAGACCCTtccaaattcttaaaattattattcaaaattcttgtaaATTATAATGCGTAGTGTAAAAGTGCATTGTTTAGtgaaacttaataattaaataaatacggatttaagtataataaattaataagggaaccattatttattggtaaagaaatactaaaaacaataaatggcTATTAAGGGTTTCATTTATCTATAAATGAGATAGGTCCTCAACAAATCtgtattataaagtttaagaATGAAATATACgaatttttgtaatatgtttTGAAACTATATaaccaatatatttaaatagtagtTACGTGTTTGTTACATATTATTCTTGTTATCAAAACAGAATAGGTTTATCGATCTATGTTCATTGTTCACAGTTATATGTACACAAGAGAGACTTGACCCCTGTCTCACTGATAAACAATGATTCATTGTCTAACAGTGTCATTTGTAACGAACGGTATTATGACTTTAAaagaacaaatatattactGTATGTGAACATACTTGGTTCTctgttaaggccgatttacattatcttagtgtttaggagagtgctttagtacaacttgaaaggcaagttctttagcgtagcgtttactaaagcaagtagcgtttacatgtttcaactaaagtactatcctaaagcactgtcctaaacactaagataatgtaaatcggcctttatagagttaagatatttatttatttagactttttcaaTCTCGTCCATTGCTGTCGTTGGTGTGTTCAGACCTTCCAGCAAGAATAACTCGGCTTGTACGGACAAACTAAACCCTTTTTCGTTAATCaggacgaaataaaataaaaaacgaatTTCACTAAACACTAGCcaatatttatagtattatatagtatatagtaGTTATGGAAGCAAATATATGTTACTCAGAGTTAATGTAGCATTTTATTAGTGTAAGAATATTTGGTATTAGTCCAGCACTTTTTGAGTTCATTAAATAGAAATCTTTTCTCttcataattttgtattatggtTAAATTACCCTTAGTGGATGTGGAACGATGTTTGTGTGACTGGTACGTAGTGGCGCAGCAGTGGCGTacctataccatctggggcccgtgtcaaattcttttgatggggccctatcagaaAAATActcacgttgtactcagtttaattttattaaacgtcgagattttcagcgtactcaattacacgttgtacgATGCGACATTGGAATTCTAAttcagttttttattatatgtttttaaacgtCTTCAAATACccgaaacaaaatataatgtataactTGTGTTATTCTTAtgtaagtttataattttaaatgtttatatttatcgaCATTTTTCTAGATGCTCGGAGTATGGTATGTAATACAGAAGACGTCTACCGCCTCTCACTGCATCACGTATAACTTCACAAGAACAGATGAACCTGGCACATACCAGCTGGAACAGGTGTCACAGCACTTCATTTTGGGGCTGACACCACTCAAACATGACTACAGGTTAGTTTACGCTACATCTAGCCACTATCAAAGGATCTGCTGGAATATGTACCACGAACAGTACATtgcataataaaatagatttatgaATAGAGcagagttggcctagtggcttcagcgtgcgactctcatacctaaggtcgtaggttcgatccccggctgtgcaccaattgactttctttctatgtgcgcatttaacatttgctcgaatggtgaaggaaaacatcgtgaggaaaccgacatgtctaagacccaaaaagtcgacggcgtgtgactgattacttgccttttagatttaaaaatgatcatgaaacagattcagaaatctgaggccaacacctaaagagattgtagcgctactgatttttatttgtgaatcGAAAAATTAGGTATTCATATGGTAATATGGTAGTAAACGcttataaattgtatgaaaaatgtattagtTCCAGctatcaaaaacaaataatcttaTTGACTGTATCGTAAACAGAAGCCCTTGTTTAAATAAGGTATTAAAGTccttattaaattcattagaCAGGACAAACACTTGAACTCTattgtatacaaatattatctgtaatattgaaataataacaataattaatgtattttagaaaGTATAGAGCGATGATGTCCTGTTTTAGATTCCGTTAGAATTatgttgattttattttaatttttacgaaaatgctaaaattaatatttcatgtGCGATCCACAGTATCAGGTAcctttacatttattaattatggcGTAAGGTTTgtcaaaaatgttaatttcttTAAGTAAATTGTTTGACGCTTTTAAAACtgcattatttaataactaattgttaCTCGAcgacaagaaaaaaaaacatatgaaGGTTAcgatttcttttattattttacttgatttatttacaaaaaacggatatttaataatacagtcaaaactgTTTACGACAACaccgtttagaacaacataccggttatattgaccaaaaatcaaaggtcccggctgaattccaTCGACTATCGgattttacgaccaaatatgggtagtcccttcgatgttataacagattttgactgtattatcAAATGTTAGTGTCTAAACAGATTGACAATGTCATCAGTTTATAATAGTATCATGTAAAAAGTTTACATCAAAGAAGTTTACATCAAATAGTAaattcaaaaagaaatatttacgaATGAAATTGATCTCAAAAGACACTATACCGTGTATACTACATCCACTTATcgaatttgtatataaatgtgttttacatatatttagaatatatGCATGTAAGTTTTCAGACGTGGCAGTTTATTCATAACGAaaccataattaattaataaatgttatttggaTATAAAcgcaaataaaaacttataataataaaataatatacattgaaataaataactaaacttaacatatatcattaaaaggagtccctttaggcaaggttccgaagatactagcagcgttccccctttgaattgctagactaattctttgtccgaggtagctgccagatcttcggtctcctgtgatgtcgactaacctttttgaaatttctttaaaaaagaaaatttcaaatttctttatcaaattatataataaatatctttttatttcattccAGATATACAGGCATTTTGACAGTAGCTGATCCCTCGGTGCCTGCGCGCATGAGAGTCCGGTTTCCACTtagtaagtaaaattaaatgtatccTGTATACAAtctctttatatataaaattctcgtgtcacaatgttcgttcccatactccgaaacggctcaaccgattcttatgaaatatttatgcatattcagtaagtctgagaatcggctaatatctatatttcaaacccctaagtgataagaggTTATATAGAGGTATTCaccccaaaaatatttttatgcaaaattttatgatacagcattcaaAAATACGttcaacccttaattttcatctaccaTCTAAgatcaactcctattttttagaaaaatcacagaaaaccctaaaatgttttcattccggaaaaccgaaccgtctctggggtagcatagcaaaatgtttcatgttggtatgtactaaaaagataggctaagtaaaattacattaagttCGCGGagctagttttaatataaaagaatattgACTTAAGACGTGTATTTAACATCAGCACCAAAATATGTATCAGTGTCAATAATGAGCATTTTTACAGGTGTTGCTGGTTCAGCTAGTTACACTGTGCTAGCCACAGATTATACCAAATACGCGGCTATCTTTACTTGCCAGAAGATGTCATTCGCACATCGGCAATCAGCTACCATTCTCTCCAGGAGTAAGGAactagataaaatatttgttgacAAGGTAAgggaaaattaatttttatttatttatttcaatctaataataaCAGTTGCAGATTCATTAAGATACTTGGGAATTAGctaattgaattgaattacaCAAACTATTTTGGTAAAAACATTtccaaatcaaaatattatttattcatgtaggtttaagtacacttatgaacattattaaaaattaaatgggtttaaatttacatttattgccagttcttaaatcagGGACGTTAAACGGACCAGAAGAACTAGCAATTAATCCATCAGTCTATTAAATCCCCtgttagttaaaataaaaaaataagttttttgtaaaaatatttattttttacaaaatgttgcAACCATTATATCGTGCTAAAGCAGTTaactattgtaaataaataaatacaataagaaACTCGAACGTTTCATCTCTATAAGCAAGCATTCACTTAGATTAGTGCGGCAACATCTAGCAAACACGTAGTATCaaagtgttttaataaatagccGTAAATACAAAGGTCAAAGTCCAACCAGTCACTACAAGTAGAACCCGTCCACGAGTACGaggcatggccagccatcggccccctcgctgTAAGGGGAGATACAACGATGCTTGGGCATAAATTTGCTCTTTGTAATTTACACACACCGATTACATGTACGAAAAAAAATAGGCTGCTCCATATCTACCCGCTCACCCAAAATTAAAACGGTTAAAGAACTGGCTTTTGAAGATGCCTAACGCAGAATGGAGATGATACTGAGACCTGACACATTATTACACTCACTCATGCACTCACGTgcaaaaaattcataattaaagttgaaaaaaaaacaaatgattgtGGCATTAagtattaagtttgttattgaAGAGCTGACACAGGAATTTTTACTTAACAGAGTTctcaaatcttacacattgaaaaacattgttaaaacgaataaacacatttttatttttt contains these protein-coding regions:
- the LOC125053907 gene encoding apolipoprotein D-like, with the protein product MLRVCLGVLALCGVVLTHTYHLGACPVVEPMPGFDMNQMLGVWYVIQKTSTASHCITYNFTRTDEPGTYQLEQVSQHFILGLTPLKHDYRYTGILTVADPSVPARMRVRFPLSVAGSASYTVLATDYTKYAAIFTCQKMSFAHRQSATILSRSKELDKIFVDKMRTKLASFSVDPYDLSLISQSECPKHPNGTSEGVNINIDPNTFSSHNIGEAVRKTGGVIADGVEYVVDAGKKVYHKVASSKEDLTETPHQGRNLDADAEWLP